A window of Corallococcus macrosporus DSM 14697 contains these coding sequences:
- a CDS encoding DUF2019 domain-containing protein: protein MKLEALVEQFALNVAAQTEAIFRGDAKTGNKHARKYGAAVDTLLAHGDAGRDALLALLKHERMDVRVMAAAHLLRYRTAEARAVLEEAAKGQGLVPFGAQQALKRWEEGTWALDPG, encoded by the coding sequence ATGAAGTTGGAGGCGCTGGTCGAGCAGTTCGCACTGAACGTAGCAGCGCAGACGGAGGCCATCTTTCGAGGAGATGCCAAGACCGGGAACAAGCACGCCAGGAAATACGGTGCCGCTGTCGATACGCTCCTGGCGCATGGGGACGCAGGTCGAGACGCTCTCCTTGCGCTGCTCAAGCATGAGCGCATGGACGTGCGTGTCATGGCCGCCGCACATCTGCTCCGCTACCGGACCGCCGAAGCCAGGGCGGTCCTGGAAGAAGCCGCCAAGGGACAAGGGCTGGTTCCGTTCGGCGCACAGCAAGCCCTGAAGCGCTGGGAAGAAGGCACCTGGGCGCTCGACCCGGGGTAA
- a CDS encoding rhomboid family intramembrane serine protease produces MILFLPLGVDNTELERLPRVSITIAAICVVAFFISWVIPSEPMGVGEEDLRSMLEQTLEHPDLQFPPACAERLLSDTGRRMVRNLRQNATPSDALESVENRQQALDEQCEELISRHESSLLSRFSLVPARGLVQPGWLTYMFLHFGWMHLLGNLLFFYAASLLLEDAWGRPLFAGLFVVGGLVAGIAHYAIDPASESVMVGASGAVAACMGAFCLRFARRHVRIGYFIWLLKIFRGTFPIPGWAWGGLWFGNEVLNYYLLGNNTGVAVMAHIGGFVFGFASASLLRVTQLEERIVAPALAAKQGGWVADPRLAEAQSALDSGDRAAARAGFQRLLKSQPDHTDALLALGHMDLEDGAAQAGMARVERALHALAERASADALWFAMEPMVARLPIDRLRPASAWKLAQALDTEDAPPAAVGTTEALYSVAGSGSGAIAVRALIRATELRLAQHRQHKDLEQAAAYVARAKPLLTGEAAAEASRVEALDAEVTRKVNENAWRNRDVATTPAVEAAPAPPRIFPCRIVGLTDMALTVEAANGQRRTLAMTEVLAIAVGMLPVAGPPGTPPRQTVLTDLVLSWGGANEGPRVLRVNVAGLALNHFYPGVAPREAYARFLADMLDRTSANALPDASALKQGQYPRFNSEAELSQHFYGVSAAAA; encoded by the coding sequence ATGATTCTGTTCCTGCCCCTGGGGGTGGACAACACCGAACTGGAGCGTCTGCCCCGGGTGTCCATCACCATCGCGGCCATCTGCGTGGTGGCCTTCTTCATCTCCTGGGTCATTCCCTCCGAGCCCATGGGCGTCGGGGAGGAGGACCTGCGCTCGATGCTGGAACAGACGCTCGAGCATCCGGACCTGCAGTTCCCCCCGGCCTGCGCTGAACGGCTGCTGTCCGATACGGGCCGGAGGATGGTGCGCAACCTGCGCCAGAACGCCACGCCCTCCGACGCACTGGAGAGCGTGGAGAACCGGCAGCAGGCCCTGGACGAGCAGTGCGAGGAGCTGATTTCCAGGCACGAGTCGAGCCTGCTCTCGCGCTTCTCCCTGGTACCCGCGCGAGGACTCGTCCAGCCCGGCTGGCTCACGTACATGTTCCTCCACTTCGGGTGGATGCACCTGCTGGGGAACCTGCTGTTCTTCTACGCGGCCAGCCTGCTCCTGGAGGACGCCTGGGGCCGGCCGCTGTTCGCGGGCCTCTTCGTGGTGGGTGGACTGGTGGCGGGCATTGCCCACTACGCCATCGACCCCGCCTCCGAGTCAGTGATGGTCGGAGCCTCCGGCGCCGTGGCCGCGTGCATGGGGGCCTTCTGTCTGCGCTTCGCCCGGCGACACGTCCGCATCGGCTACTTCATCTGGCTGCTCAAAATCTTCCGAGGCACCTTCCCCATTCCGGGCTGGGCCTGGGGCGGCCTGTGGTTCGGCAACGAGGTGCTGAACTATTACCTCCTGGGCAACAACACCGGCGTCGCCGTGATGGCCCACATCGGAGGATTCGTCTTCGGCTTCGCGAGCGCGTCCCTGCTGCGCGTCACGCAGTTGGAGGAACGAATCGTCGCGCCCGCCCTCGCGGCCAAACAGGGCGGCTGGGTGGCCGACCCGAGGCTGGCGGAAGCCCAGTCAGCGCTCGACAGCGGCGACCGCGCGGCCGCACGCGCGGGCTTCCAGCGCTTGCTGAAGAGCCAGCCGGACCACACCGACGCCTTGCTTGCATTGGGCCACATGGACCTGGAGGACGGCGCGGCACAGGCCGGTATGGCGAGAGTGGAGCGCGCGCTCCATGCGCTCGCGGAGCGCGCTTCCGCGGACGCGCTGTGGTTCGCGATGGAGCCGATGGTCGCGCGGTTGCCCATCGACAGGCTGCGGCCCGCCTCCGCCTGGAAGCTCGCCCAGGCGCTGGACACGGAAGACGCGCCGCCAGCCGCCGTGGGCACCACGGAGGCGCTGTACAGCGTGGCGGGCTCGGGCTCGGGAGCCATCGCGGTGCGCGCGCTCATCCGCGCCACGGAGCTGAGGCTGGCGCAGCACCGCCAGCACAAGGACCTCGAGCAGGCAGCCGCCTACGTCGCACGCGCGAAGCCGCTGCTGACGGGCGAGGCCGCGGCGGAGGCCAGCCGGGTCGAGGCGCTCGACGCCGAAGTCACGCGGAAGGTGAACGAGAACGCCTGGCGCAATCGGGACGTGGCGACAACCCCCGCCGTGGAGGCGGCACCCGCGCCGCCCCGCATCTTCCCCTGCCGCATCGTGGGCCTGACGGACATGGCGCTCACCGTGGAGGCCGCGAATGGCCAACGCCGGACGTTGGCCATGACCGAAGTGCTGGCGATTGCCGTGGGCATGCTGCCCGTCGCGGGCCCTCCAGGGACGCCGCCACGGCAGACGGTCCTCACCGACCTGGTGCTCTCCTGGGGGGGCGCCAACGAGGGTCCACGGGTGCTGCGGGTAAATGTCGCGGGGCTCGCGCTGAACCACTTCTACCCAGGGGTCGCGCCGCGTGAGGCCTATGCCCGGTTCCTCGCGGACATGCTGGATAGGACCAGCGCCAACGCGCTCCCGGACGCCTCTGCGCTGAAGCAGGGGCAATACCCGCGATTCAACAGCGAAGCGGAGCTGAGCCAGCACTTCTACGGCGTCAGCGCGGCGGCGGCCTGA